From a single Mycosarcoma maydis chromosome 14, whole genome shotgun sequence genomic region:
- a CDS encoding cAMP-dependent protein kinase catalytic subunit TPK2, translating into MSAIPQQPVDYSATHEAAVAAAAAAAAKAATATAGGGASSSQHPAPAVVGATSVPTHVASANSTGTYSSASLPLAIAAQQRKLSGRYALTDFAVERTLGTGSFGRVHLVRSRHNHRFYAIKVLRKEQVVKMKQVEHTNSERAILSIVRHPFLVNLWGTFKDSTFLYMVMDYVPGGELFTLLRKSQRFPHPVAKFYAAEVALAIDYLHQNNIIYRDLKPENILLSADGHLKITDFGFAKYVPDVTWTLCGTPDYLAPEIVSSKGYNKSVDWWALGVLLYEMLAGHPPFFTEDGNPIKLYEKIIACKVRYPPYFETGVKDLLKNLLTADLSKRYGNLHRGSKDIFGHLWFAEVDWDRLYRREIPAPYLPTVTADGDSSQFERYPENDVTEYSRTDLPDSLGHLFPDF; encoded by the coding sequence ATGTCTGCTATTCCACAACAGCCCGTCGACTATTCGGCCACACATGAagcagctgttgctgctgctgctgctgcagcagcgaaagcagcgacagcgacagcaggAGGTGGGGCGTCGTCATCACAGCATCCAGCACCAGCGGTAGTCGGCGCTACATCTGTGCCCACGCACGTCGCCAGCGCCAACTCAACAGGTACTTACAGCTCGGCGTCGCTTCCACTCGCgattgctgctcagcaacGCAAATTGAGCGGTCGATACGCCTTGACTGATTTCGCAGTAGAGCGCACATTGGGCACGGGCAGTTTCGGGCGTGTGCATCTGGTGCGTTCGCGCCACAACCACCGCTTCTACGCGATCAAGGTGTTGCGCAAGGAGCAGGTAGTCAAGATGAAGCAGGTCGAACACACGAATTCGGAACGTGCGATCCTTTCGATCGTTCGCCATCCGTTCCTCGTGAATCTGTGGGGCACGTTTAAAGACTCGACTTTCCTGTACATGGTCATGGACTACGTACCAGGCGGAGAGCTGTTCACGCTTCTTCGCAAATCACAACGCTTCCCTCACCCGGTCGCAAAGTTCTACGCCGCCGAAGTGGCGCTTGCGATCGACTACCTCCACCAGAACAACATCATCTACCGCGATCTGAAACCGGAAAACATCCTCCTGTCTGCGGACGGACATCTCAAGATCACCGACTTTGGGTTTGCAAAGTACGTGCCCGATGTCACGTGGACTCTTTGTGGTACACCAGACTACCTGGCGCCCGAGATCGTGTCGAGCAAAGGCTACAACAAGAGTGTCGACTGGTGGGCGCTCGGCGTTCTGCTGTACGAGATGCTCGCCGGTCATCCGCCGTTCTTTACCGAGGACGGCAATCCGATCAAGCTGTACGAAAAAATCATCGCTTGCAAGGTCAGGTATCCGCCCTACTTTGAAACGGGCGTCAAGGATCTGTTGAAGAACCTGTTGACTGCGGATCTCAGTAAGCGCTATGGTAACTTGCATAGGGGAAGCAAGGATATCTTTGGTCACCTGTGGTTTGCAGAGGTCGATTGGGATAGGTTGTATAGAAGAGAAATCCCGGCGCCTTACCTGCCCACCGTTACCGCCGATGGCGACTCGAGCCAGTTTGAACGCTATCCTGAAAACGATGTGACCGAATACAGTCGCACTGATCTCCCCGATAGCTTGGGCCATCTTTTCCCGGATTTCTGA